The proteins below come from a single Acidimicrobiia bacterium genomic window:
- a CDS encoding sulfurtransferase TusA family protein — MTTARDKRLDNRKAPCATGLIRADKLMRSLPSGSRVEILSRDRFAPTEISLWAERDGYRALEADRAGMWPFRYHRFLVAK; from the coding sequence ATGACAACGGCTCGGGACAAACGGCTCGACAATCGAAAAGCACCATGCGCTACAGGGCTGATCCGCGCTGACAAGCTGATGCGATCCCTGCCGTCCGGTTCCCGCGTCGAAATCCTCAGCCGGGATCGTTTCGCGCCGACCGAAATCTCCTTGTGGGCCGAACGCGACGGGTACCGAGCCCTCGAGGCTGATCGCGCAGGCATGTGGCCATTCCGCTATCACCGCTTCCTCGTCGCCAAGTAG
- a CDS encoding transposase — translation MGRPSKYPEEFRREAVELYRSSDRPRVEVARSLGISDNTLAAWVKAARAEAESGLDPDERAELERLRKENRELRLDREILRKAAAYFARETNR, via the coding sequence ATGGGTCGTCCAAGCAAGTATCCGGAGGAGTTCCGGAGGGAAGCTGTCGAGTTGTATCGGTCGTCTGACCGTCCAAGGGTCGAGGTTGCTCGGTCGTTGGGGATTTCGGATAACACGCTTGCAGCGTGGGTCAAGGCGGCTCGTGCCGAAGCCGAGTCGGGTCTTGATCCTGATGAGCGTGCTGAGCTCGAGCGGCTCCGGAAGGAGAATCGAGAGTTGCGTCTGGATCGGGAGATCCTCCGCAAGGCGGCAGCGTATTTCGCTCGGGAGACGAACAGGTGA
- a CDS encoding M48 family metalloprotease, with protein sequence MIQDLLAEGVLVATIGLVAMPLVSRRFRTAFSPTQLTRYNSVTMITGLALLLVALVACAVPVARAIAGVELPDRHFFPGDAIVGWVSAAVAFVVVGSFAIGYRRTRNLERILAVEPSLGIHIDRGDHELIILATAHSIAYAVGTRQHRQIVISEGLMAKLSVRELVAVVEHEAAHLRLGHRSDLALIAMVEPLSVVLAPLRRLTEVARAGLERAADAATSDHAATRSALLTLSGMNPHPGVAAFTSGDLADRVDALAIAETPNAALRAALYAVASTLAGVSAWTLVRFWFL encoded by the coding sequence ATGATCCAGGATCTGCTCGCGGAAGGAGTTCTCGTCGCCACCATCGGTCTCGTTGCCATGCCGCTCGTGTCCAGACGGTTTAGGACGGCGTTCAGCCCCACCCAACTCACCCGGTACAACTCCGTGACGATGATCACCGGCCTTGCGCTCCTGCTCGTCGCGCTCGTCGCATGCGCCGTTCCGGTCGCACGAGCCATTGCCGGCGTCGAGCTGCCTGATCGGCACTTCTTCCCGGGAGATGCCATCGTCGGATGGGTATCGGCGGCTGTTGCGTTCGTGGTGGTCGGTTCCTTCGCGATCGGGTACCGGCGGACCCGGAACCTCGAGCGAATCCTCGCGGTCGAACCGTCGCTTGGCATCCACATTGACCGCGGTGACCATGAGTTGATCATCCTGGCGACGGCACACAGCATCGCCTATGCCGTCGGCACGAGACAGCACCGCCAGATTGTGATCTCGGAGGGGCTCATGGCGAAGCTGAGTGTCCGAGAGCTTGTCGCCGTTGTCGAACATGAGGCCGCACATCTCCGTCTCGGACATCGCTCCGACCTGGCACTCATCGCAATGGTCGAACCGCTGTCAGTCGTGCTTGCACCGTTGCGGCGACTCACCGAGGTGGCCCGCGCGGGGTTGGAACGGGCTGCGGATGCGGCAACATCGGATCATGCCGCGACAAGGTCGGCACTTCTCACGCTGAGCGGCATGAACCCCCATCCGGGAGTCGCAGCCTTCACATCGGGCGACCTTGCCGACCGGGTCGACGCGCTGGCGATAGCCGAGACACCGAATGCGGCTCTTCGGGCAGCATTGTACGCGGTAGCGTCCACACTCGCTGGGGTGTCAGCGTGGACACTCGTCCGATTCTGGTTCCTCTAG
- a CDS encoding Fic/DOC family N-terminal domain-containing protein, with the protein MDIDRFRDSPIGTLVPITVEQHGRKISHHAFQPDPLPKSIDLTPDTYSTIEAAAMELGRLEGASTQLDRPYLLTRPIIRREAVSTSALEGTFSTLEDLFASEIDEIELTQPIQEVANYVDAAEMGVRELATRPVSRNLLCELHEVLMRASENESSSGRLRSTQVAIGPRGSLITEARFVPPPPGPGLEELFSDWERWNYEEDALPLLARIAVSHYQFETIHPFIDGNGRIGRLVAILLLIDRGPLSNHYMVLSPYLERRRERYVELLAQTTATGDFDPWVRFFSEAIRAEASVARSRITALIEYRTNTVERVRRAGLKGTIITITEQLIERPVLTPSAIAKRLNVRYQTANRAVSKLVEEGILEETTGRTYGRVFVAREVLRLLRLGAD; encoded by the coding sequence ATGGACATAGACCGATTCCGCGACTCCCCTATAGGAACACTTGTTCCCATCACAGTCGAACAGCATGGGCGCAAGATCAGCCACCACGCCTTCCAACCGGACCCGCTCCCGAAGAGCATCGATCTCACACCCGACACATACTCAACGATCGAAGCGGCAGCGATGGAGCTCGGTCGGCTCGAAGGGGCATCTACCCAACTTGACAGGCCATATCTCCTCACACGCCCGATCATTCGCCGCGAGGCGGTGAGTACATCGGCCCTCGAGGGCACGTTCTCCACACTGGAGGACCTCTTTGCCTCGGAGATCGACGAGATCGAGCTGACGCAGCCGATTCAAGAGGTGGCGAACTACGTAGATGCTGCCGAGATGGGAGTTCGCGAGCTCGCCACTCGTCCCGTGTCCCGCAACCTGCTATGTGAGCTCCACGAGGTGCTGATGCGCGCGTCCGAGAACGAGTCGTCTTCGGGTCGCCTTAGATCGACACAGGTTGCTATCGGACCGCGTGGCTCCCTGATCACCGAGGCTCGATTCGTGCCTCCACCGCCTGGACCGGGTCTAGAGGAGCTGTTCTCAGATTGGGAGCGATGGAATTATGAAGAGGACGCGCTACCCCTTCTCGCCCGCATCGCTGTCAGTCACTATCAGTTCGAGACGATCCATCCATTCATCGACGGCAACGGCCGGATTGGGCGACTAGTCGCGATCCTCCTGCTGATCGACCGTGGACCGTTGTCCAACCACTACATGGTTCTCTCGCCATACCTGGAGCGACGTCGCGAGCGCTACGTAGAGCTTCTCGCCCAGACAACGGCGACAGGTGACTTCGATCCGTGGGTTCGATTCTTCTCGGAGGCGATCCGAGCTGAGGCGAGCGTCGCCCGTTCGCGCATCACCGCTCTGATCGAGTACCGGACCAACACCGTTGAGCGTGTTCGTCGAGCAGGCTTGAAGGGAACCATCATCACGATCACGGAGCAGCTGATCGAACGCCCCGTCCTCACCCCTTCTGCCATCGCAAAGCGCCTCAACGTGCGATATCAGACCGCGAATCGCGCAGTGTCAAAACTCGTCGAGGAAGGAATCCTCGAGGAGACCACCGGCCGTACGTACGGCCGAGTCTTCGTGGCGAGAGAGGTCCTGAGACTCTTGCGTCTCGGCGCTGACTGA
- a CDS encoding SHOCT domain-containing protein codes for MMAMTFEYGHMSGGGWWLMMGFWTIVAAAIIWAIVRSIAASGSSASSASSPAPPSAVEILAQRFAKGEIDEDEYRRRREVLSE; via the coding sequence ATGATGGCAATGACTTTCGAGTACGGACATATGAGTGGAGGGGGATGGTGGCTGATGATGGGCTTCTGGACGATCGTCGCCGCAGCCATTATCTGGGCGATCGTCCGCAGCATCGCAGCATCCGGGTCGTCGGCATCCAGCGCATCGTCCCCCGCGCCACCGAGTGCCGTCGAGATCCTCGCACAGCGGTTTGCGAAAGGCGAGATCGACGAGGACGAGTACCGCCGCCGGCGAGAGGTCCTCTCCGAGTAG
- a CDS encoding nitroreductase/quinone reductase family protein, which produces MTGGRIGLSRPKPGKWGTARLTTTGRRSGKERSVMIGYFEDGPNLVTMAMNGWSAGEPAWWLNLQANPAAAVQLADGRQTVKGRAAAGEERSRLWDRWRSIDDNLDAYAARRSGETAVVILEPTE; this is translated from the coding sequence ATGACCGGTGGCCGTATCGGTCTGTCTCGCCCGAAGCCTGGGAAGTGGGGCACGGCCCGGCTCACCACCACGGGACGCCGCTCCGGCAAGGAGCGAAGCGTCATGATCGGTTACTTCGAGGATGGCCCAAACCTCGTCACGATGGCGATGAACGGATGGTCTGCCGGCGAACCGGCCTGGTGGCTCAACCTTCAGGCGAATCCCGCCGCCGCCGTACAGCTCGCAGACGGACGACAGACGGTGAAGGGCCGCGCCGCAGCCGGAGAGGAGCGGTCGCGACTGTGGGACCGGTGGCGCAGCATCGATGACAACCTCGATGCGTATGCCGCGCGCCGATCGGGCGAAACTGCGGTGGTCATCCTCGAACCCACCGAATAG
- a CDS encoding restriction endonuclease — translation MDQLTVDRLKSEAKDFCTQLTGRAIPELYGATDGKAVGTYVEHAFRDHLARQYDFELGSSASGIDFPSLNVDLKVTSIKQPQSSSPFLDATQKVYGLGYHLLVLVYKKEDDQSAEAARLDILHALFIDARRTSDYQTTTGILGILDRDGNNDDLTAFFEERNLPLDEIGRRQLADRVLNEAPNQGYLTVSNALQWRLQYGRAIGLAADGEAEGLQELLS, via the coding sequence TTGGACCAACTCACAGTCGACCGACTCAAGAGCGAGGCCAAGGACTTTTGTACGCAGTTGACGGGTCGGGCGATCCCCGAGCTCTACGGAGCTACCGACGGCAAGGCGGTCGGAACCTACGTTGAGCATGCGTTCCGAGACCACTTGGCCCGCCAATACGACTTCGAGTTGGGTAGCTCTGCATCCGGCATCGACTTCCCATCGTTGAACGTTGATCTGAAGGTGACCTCCATCAAGCAACCGCAGTCCTCAAGCCCCTTCCTGGACGCTACGCAGAAGGTCTACGGACTCGGCTACCACCTCTTGGTCCTCGTGTACAAGAAGGAGGACGACCAGTCCGCTGAGGCCGCTCGCCTAGACATCCTCCATGCCTTGTTCATCGATGCGAGGCGGACGTCGGACTATCAGACGACAACAGGGATTCTCGGCATTCTCGACCGTGACGGCAACAACGACGATCTGACTGCCTTCTTCGAAGAACGCAACCTTCCATTGGACGAAATAGGCCGTCGCCAGCTTGCTGACCGCGTCCTGAACGAGGCGCCGAACCAGGGCTACCTCACTGTCTCGAATGCACTCCAATGGAGACTCCAGTACGGCCGGGCTATCGGCCTTGCCGCAGACGGAGAAGCAGAAGGCTTACAGGAGCTGCTGTCGTGA
- a CDS encoding BlaI/MecI/CopY family transcriptional regulator, translating to MAKDPFLENAVMEVLWGAAGGMTPREVLEDLPSEHAVQYTTVMTVLARLWKKGRVERERSGRAYSYQPVLTRSEHAAARMEEILDTAGDRSRALARFTEQLSASERRRLREYLEGP from the coding sequence ATGGCCAAAGATCCGTTTCTTGAGAACGCTGTCATGGAGGTTCTGTGGGGCGCGGCAGGTGGGATGACACCCCGCGAAGTTCTCGAGGACTTGCCATCTGAGCATGCCGTTCAATACACCACCGTGATGACCGTCCTCGCGCGGTTGTGGAAGAAGGGCCGCGTCGAACGCGAGCGCTCAGGGCGGGCCTACTCGTATCAACCAGTCCTCACGCGCAGTGAACATGCCGCTGCACGAATGGAGGAGATCCTCGATACTGCTGGTGATCGCAGTCGTGCGCTGGCGCGGTTCACCGAGCAACTGTCGGCGTCCGAGCGCAGGCGCCTCCGCGAGTATCTGGAGGGCCCATGA
- a CDS encoding cytochrome c — protein MKKHATWIAIGTLTVVMVVAVVFFGSGSPSDTDAGTGIPVQDPDLVAAGDDLYQAHCAECHGSDLRGTDTGPSHLSVVYEPNHHGDAAFVLAARNGVTQHHWPFGDMAPVPGLSDDDLDAIIAFVRENQRIFGFEPYPP, from the coding sequence TTGAAGAAGCACGCCACCTGGATCGCGATTGGAACTCTGACAGTGGTGATGGTCGTCGCGGTGGTGTTCTTCGGGAGTGGATCCCCGTCCGACACCGACGCAGGCACCGGGATTCCGGTGCAAGACCCCGACCTCGTCGCGGCAGGAGATGATCTCTATCAGGCACACTGTGCCGAATGCCACGGATCCGATCTCCGAGGAACCGATACCGGGCCCTCCCACCTCTCGGTTGTCTATGAACCGAACCATCACGGTGATGCAGCGTTCGTACTCGCAGCAAGGAACGGCGTCACACAGCATCATTGGCCGTTCGGTGACATGGCCCCGGTACCCGGGCTGAGCGACGACGATCTTGACGCGATCATCGCTTTCGTGAGGGAGAATCAGCGAATCTTCGGCTTCGAGCCGTACCCACCATGA